In Ovis aries strain OAR_USU_Benz2616 breed Rambouillet chromosome 13, ARS-UI_Ramb_v3.0, whole genome shotgun sequence, the following are encoded in one genomic region:
- the KCNG1 gene encoding potassium voltage-gated channel subfamily G member 1, translating into MTLLPGDNSDYDYSALSCTSDASFHPAFFPQSQSLKGVFYRRAQRLRPQDEPRQGGQPEDRRRQIIINVGGIKYSLPWTTLEEFPLTRLGQLKACTNFDDILNVCDDYDVTCNEFFFDRNPGAFGTILTFLRAGKLRLLREMCALSFQEELLYWGIAEDHLDGCCKRRYLQKIQEFAETVEREDEDDALDSEDLDSEGPAEEEGRLGRCMRRLRDMVERPHSGLPGKVFAFLSVLFVTVTAVNLSISTLPSLREEEEQGRCSQMCRNIFIVESVCVGWFSLEFLLRLIQAPSKFAFLRSPLTLIDMVAILPYYVTLLVDGASAGRRKPGTGNSYLDKVGLVLRVLRALRILYVMRLARHSLGLQTLGLTARRCTREFGLLLLFLCVAIALFAPLLYVIENEMAESPEFTSIPACYWWAVITMTTVGYGDMVPRSTPGQVVALSSILSGILLMAFPVTSIFHTFSRSYLELKQEQERVMFRRTQFLIKTKSQLSSMSHDSDILFGSASSDTRDNN; encoded by the exons ATGACCCTCCTACCGGGAGACAATTCTGATTACGACTACAGCGCTCTGAGCTGCACATCGGATGCCTCCTTCCATCCAGCCTTCTTCCCCCAAAGCCAATCACTCAAGGGTGTCTTCTACCGCCGGGCCCAGCGGCTGCGGCCGCAGGACGAGCCCCGCCAGGGCGGCCAGCCTGAGGACCGCAGGCGGCAGATCATCATCAACGTGGGCGGCATCAAGTACTCGCTGCCCTGGACCACGCTGGAGGAGTTCCCGCTGACGCGGCTGGGCCAGCTCAAGGCCTGCACCAACTTCGATGACATCCTCAACGTGTGCGATGACTATGACGTCACCTGCAACGAGTTCTTCTTCGACCGCAACCCCGGCGCCTTCGGCACCATCCTGACCTTCCTGCGGGCGGGCAAGCTGCGGCTGCTGCGGGAGATGTGCGCCCTGTCCTTCCAGGAGGAGCTGCTCTACTGGGGGATCGCCGAGGACCACCTGGACGGCTGCTGCAAGCGCCGCTACCTGCAGAAGATCCAGGAGTTCGCCGAGACGGTGGAGCGGGAGGACGAGGACGACGCGCTGGACAGTGAAGACCTGGACAGCGAGGGCCCCGCGGAGGAAGAGGGCCGCCTGGGCCGCTGCATGCGGCGGCTGCGCGACATGGTGGAAAGGCCGCACTCGGGGCTGCCCGGCAAGGTGTTCGCCTTCCTGTCGGTGCTCTTTGTCACGGTCACAGCTGTCAACCTCTCCATCAGCACCCTGCCCAgcctgagggaggaggaggagcag ggCCGGTGCTCCCAGATGTGCCGCAACATCTTCATCGTGGAGTCGGTGTGCGTGGGCTGGTTCTCTCTCGAGTTCCTCCTGCGGCTCATCCAGGCGCCCAGCAAGTTCGCCTTCCTGCGGAGCCCGCTGACGCTGATCGACATGGTGGCCATCCTGCCCTACTACGTCACCCTGCTGGTGGATGGCGCCTCCGCGGGCCGCCGCAAGCCCGGCACAGGCAACAGCTACCTGGACAAGGTGGGGCTGGTGCTGCGCGTCCTGCGGGCGCTGCGCATCCTGTACGTCATGCGCCTGGCCCGCCACTCGCTGGGGCTGCAGACGCTGGGGCTCACGGCCCGCCGCTGCACCCGCGAGTTCGGGCTCCTGCTGCTCTTCCTCTGCGTGGCCATCGCGCTCTTCGCCCCGCTCCTCTACGTCATCGAGAACGAGATGGCCGAGAGCCCCGAGTTCACCAGCATCCCTGCCTGCTACTGGTGGGCCGTCATCACCATGACGACCGTGGGCTATGGCGACATGGTACCCAGGAGCACGCCCGGCCAGGTGGTGGCGCTCAGCAGCATCCTCAGCGGCATCCTCCTCATGGCCTTCCCCGTGACCTCCATCTTCCACACCTTCTCCCGCTCCTACCTGGAGCTCAAGCAGGAGCAGGAGAGGGTGATGTTCCGCAGGACCCAGTTTCTCATCAAGACCAAGTCGCAGCTGAGCAGCATGTCCCACGACAGTGACATCTTGTTCGGAAGTGCCTCCTCGGACACCAGAGACAATAACTGA